In Papio anubis isolate 15944 chromosome 17, Panubis1.0, whole genome shotgun sequence, the following are encoded in one genomic region:
- the AANAT gene encoding serotonin N-acetyltransferase codes for MSTQSTHPPKPEAPRLPPAISSCQRRHTLPASEFRCLTPEDAVSAFEIEREAFISVLGVCPLYLDEIRHFLTLCPELSLGWFEEGCLVAFIIGSLWDKDRLMQESLTMHRPGGHIAHLHVLAVHCAFRQQGRGPILLWRYLHHLGSQPAVHRAALMCEDALVPFYERFGFHAMGPCAITVGSLSFTELHCSLQGHPFLRRNSGC; via the exons ATGTCCACGCAGAGCACCCACCCCCCGAAACCCGAGGCCCCGCGTCTGCCGCCTGCGATCTCGAGCTGTCAGCGGCGCCACACACTCCCTGCCAGCGAGTTTCGCTGCCTCACCCCGGAGGACGCCGTCAGCGCCTTTGAGATCGAGCGTGAAG ccttcatCTCCGTCCTGGGTGTCTGCCCCCTGTACCTGGATGAGATCCGGCACTTCCTGACCCTGTGTCCGGAGCTGTCCCTGGGCTGGTTCGAGGAGGGCTGCCTTGTGGCCTTCATCATCGGCTCACTCTGGGACAAGGACAGACTCATGCAG GAGTCACTGACGATGCACAGGCCTGGGGGCCACATAGCCCACCTGCACGTGCTGGCTGTGCACTGCGCCTTCCGGCAGCAGGGCAGGGGCCCCATCCTGCTGTGGCGCTACCTGCACCACCTGGGCAGCCAGCCGGCCGTGCACCGGGCCGCGCTCATGTGCGAGGACGCGCTGGTACCCTTCTATGAGAGGTTCGGCTTCCACGCTATGGGCCCCTGCGCCATCACCGTGGGCTCCCTCAGCTTCACGGAGCTCCACTGCTCCCTGCAGGGCCACCCCTTCCTGCGCAGGAACAGCGGCTGCTGA
- the RHBDF2 gene encoding inactive rhomboid protein 2 isoform X1, producing MASADKNGGSVSSVSSSRLQSRKPPNLSITIPPPEKENQAPGEQDSMLPERKNPAYLKSVSLQEPRSRWQESSEKRPGFRRQASLSQSIRKGAAQWFGVSGDWEGQRQQWQRRSLHHCSVRYGRLKASCQRDLELPSQEAPSFQGTESPKPCKMPKIVDPLARGRAFRHPEEMDRPHAPHPPLTPGVLSLTSFTSVRSGYSHLPRRKRMSVAHMSFQAAAALLKGRSVLDATGQRCRVIKRSFAFPSFLEEDAVDGADTFDSSFFSKEEMSSMPDDVFESPPLSASYFRGIPRSASPVSPDGVQIPLKECGRAAVPGPRRGKRIASKVKHFAFDRKKRHYGLGVVGNWLNRSYRRSISSTVQRQLESFDSHRPYFTYWLTFVHVIITLLVICTYGIAPVGFAQHVTTQLVLRNKGVYESVKYIQQENFWIGPSSIDLIHLGAKFSPCIRKDRQIEQLVLRERDLERDSGCCVQNDHSGCIQTQRKDCSETLATFVKWQDDTGPPMDKSDLGQKRTSGAVCHQDPRTCEEPASSGAHIWPDDITKWPVSECPRRGVVWEGQGRGTCLLHSPPPCRCPSWQICTEQARSNHTGFLHMDCEIKGRPCCIGTKGSCEITTREYCEFMHGYFHEEATLCSQVHCLDKVCGLLPFLNPEVPDQFYRLWLSLFLHAGVVHCLVSVVFQMTILRDLEKLAGWHRIAIIFILSGITGNLASAIFLPYRAEVGPAGSQFGLLACLFVELFQSWPLLERPWKAFLNLSAIVLFLFICGLLPWIDNIAHIFGFLSGLLLAFAFLPYITFGTSDKYRKRALILVSLLAFAGLFAALVLWLYIYPINWPWIEHLTCFPFTSRFCEKYELDQVLH from the exons ATGGCCTCTGCTGACAAGAATGGCGGGAGCGTGTCCTCTGTGTCCAGCAGCCGCCTGCAGAGCCGGAAGCCACCCAACCTCTCCATCACCATCCCGCCACCCGAGAAAGAGAACCAGGCCCCTGGCGAGCAGGACAGCATGCTGCCTGAG AGGAAGAACCCAGCCTACTTGAAGAGCGTCAGCCTCCAGGAGCCACGCAGCCGATGGCAGGAGAGCTCAGAGAAGCGTCCCGGCTTCCGCCGCCAGGCCTCGCTGTCCCAGAGCATCCGCAA GGGCGCAGCCCAGTGGTTTGGAGTCAGTGGCGACTGGGAGGGGCAGCGGCAGCAGTGGCAGCGCCGTAGCCTGCACCACTGCAGTGTGCGCTACGGCCGCCTGAAGGCCTCGTGCCAGCGTGACCTGGAGCTCCCCAGCCAGGAGGCACCATCTTTCCAAGGCACTGAGTCCCCAAAGCCCTGCAAGATGCCCAAG ATTGTGGATCCGCTGGCCCGGGGCCGGGCCTTCCGCCACCCAGAGGAGATGGACAGGCCCCACGCCCCACACCCGCCACTGACCCCCGGAGTCctgtccctcacctccttcaCCAGCGTTCGCTCTGGCTACTCCCACCTGCCGCGCCGCAAGAGAATGTCTGTGGCCCACATGAGCTTTCAAGCTGCTGCTGCCCTCCTCAAG GGGCGCTCGGTGCTGGATGCCACCGGACAGCGGTGCCGGGTGATTAAGCGCAGCTTTGCCTTCccgagcttcctggaggaggatgCGGTCGATGGGGCAGACACGTTTGACTCCTCGTTTTTTAGTAAG GAAGAAATGAGCTCCATGCCCGATGATGTCTTTGAGTCCCCCCCACTCTCTGCCAGCTACTTCCGAGGGATCCCACGCTCAGCCTCCCCTGTCTCCCCCGATGGGGTGCAAATCCCTCT GAAGGAGTGTGGCCGAGCCGCAGTCCCTGGGCCCCGGCGCGGCAAGCGCATCGCCTCCAAGGTGAAGCACTTTGCCTTTGATCGGAAGAAGCGGCACTACGGCCTGGGCGTGGTGGGCAACTGGCTGAACCGCAGCTACCGCCGCAGCATCAGCAGCACCGTACAGCGGCAGCTGGAGAGCTTCGACAGCCACCG GCCCTACTTCACCTACTGGCTGACCTTCGTCCATGTCATCATCACGCTGCTGGTGATTTGCACGTATGGCATCGCACCCGTGGGCTTTGCCCAGCATGTCACCACCCAGCTG GTGCTGCGGAACAAAGGTGTGTACGAGAGCGTGAAGTACATCCAGCAGGAGAACTTCTGGATCGGCCCCAGCTCG aTTGACCTGATCCACCTGGGGGCCAAGTTCTCGCCTTGCATCCGGAAGGACCGGCAGATCGAGCAGCTGGTGCTGCGGGAGCGAGACCTGGAGCGAGACTCAGGCTGCTGCGTCCAGAACGACCACTCGGGCTGCATCCAGACCCAGCGGAAGGACTGCTCG GAGACTTTGGCCACTTTTGTCAAGTGGCAGGATGACACTGGGCCGCCCATGGACAAGTCTGATCTGGGCCAGAAGCGGACTTCGGGGGCTGTCTGCCACCAGGACCCCAG GACCTGTGAGGAGCCAGCCTCTAGCGGTGCCCACATCTGGCCCGATGACATCACTAAGTGGCCGGTGAGTGAGTGTCCCCGGCGGGGAGTGGTCTGGGAAGGTCAGGGACGGGGGACCTGCCTGCTGCACAGCCCACCCCCCTGCCGGTGCCCCTCCTGGCAGATCTGCACAGAGCAGGCCAGGAGTAACCACACAGGCTTCCTGCACATGGACTGCGAGATCAAGGGCCGCCCCTGCTGCATTGGCACCAAGGGCAG ctgTGAGATCACCACCCGGGAATACTGTGAATTCATGCACGGCTATTTCCATGAAGAAGCAACGCTCTGCTCCCAG GTGCACTGCTTGGACAAGGTGTGTGGGCTGCTGCCCTTCCTCAATCCTGAGGTCCCAGATCAGTTCTACAGGCTCTGGCTGTCTCTCTTCCTACACGCTGG CGTGGTGCACTGCCTCGTGTCTGTGGTCTTTCAAATGACCATCCTGAGGGACCTGGAGAAGCTGGCCGGCTGGCACCGTATCGCCATCATCTTCATCCTCAGCGGCATCACAGGCAACCTCGCCAGTGCCATCTTCCTCCCATACCGGGCAGAG gtgGGCCCGGCCGGCTCACAGTTCGGCCTCCTCGCCTGCCTCTTTGTGGAGCTCTTCCAGAGCTGGCCGCTGCTGGAGAGGCCCTGGAAGGCCTTCCTCAACCTCTCGGCCATTGTGCTCTTCCTGTTCATCTGTGGCCTCCTGCCCTGGATCGACAACATTGCCCACATCTTCGGCTTCCTCAGTGGCCTGCTGCTGGCCTTCGCCTTCCTGCCCTACATCACCTTTGGCACCAGCGACAAGTACCGCAAGCGGGCACTCATCCTGGTGTCGCTGCTGGCCTTTGCCGGCCTCTTCGCCGCCCTCGTGCTCTGGCTGTACATCTACCCCATTAACTGGCCCTGGATCGAGCACctcacctgcttccccttcaccagCCGCTTCTGTGAGAAGTACGAGCTGGACCAGGTGCTGCACTGA
- the RHBDF2 gene encoding inactive rhomboid protein 2 isoform X3 translates to MDRPHAPHPPLTPGVLSLTSFTSVRSGYSHLPRRKRMSVAHMSFQAAAALLKGRSVLDATGQRCRVIKRSFAFPSFLEEDAVDGADTFDSSFFSKEEMSSMPDDVFESPPLSASYFRGIPRSASPVSPDGVQIPLKECGRAAVPGPRRGKRIASKVKHFAFDRKKRHYGLGVVGNWLNRSYRRSISSTVQRQLESFDSHRPYFTYWLTFVHVIITLLVICTYGIAPVGFAQHVTTQLVLRNKGVYESVKYIQQENFWIGPSSIDLIHLGAKFSPCIRKDRQIEQLVLRERDLERDSGCCVQNDHSGCIQTQRKDCSETLATFVKWQDDTGPPMDKSDLGQKRTSGAVCHQDPRTCEEPASSGAHIWPDDITKWPVSECPRRGVVWEGQGRGTCLLHSPPPCRCPSWQICTEQARSNHTGFLHMDCEIKGRPCCIGTKGSCEITTREYCEFMHGYFHEEATLCSQVHCLDKVCGLLPFLNPEVPDQFYRLWLSLFLHAGVVHCLVSVVFQMTILRDLEKLAGWHRIAIIFILSGITGNLASAIFLPYRAEVGPAGSQFGLLACLFVELFQSWPLLERPWKAFLNLSAIVLFLFICGLLPWIDNIAHIFGFLSGLLLAFAFLPYITFGTSDKYRKRALILVSLLAFAGLFAALVLWLYIYPINWPWIEHLTCFPFTSRFCEKYELDQVLH, encoded by the exons ATGGACAGGCCCCACGCCCCACACCCGCCACTGACCCCCGGAGTCctgtccctcacctccttcaCCAGCGTTCGCTCTGGCTACTCCCACCTGCCGCGCCGCAAGAGAATGTCTGTGGCCCACATGAGCTTTCAAGCTGCTGCTGCCCTCCTCAAG GGGCGCTCGGTGCTGGATGCCACCGGACAGCGGTGCCGGGTGATTAAGCGCAGCTTTGCCTTCccgagcttcctggaggaggatgCGGTCGATGGGGCAGACACGTTTGACTCCTCGTTTTTTAGTAAG GAAGAAATGAGCTCCATGCCCGATGATGTCTTTGAGTCCCCCCCACTCTCTGCCAGCTACTTCCGAGGGATCCCACGCTCAGCCTCCCCTGTCTCCCCCGATGGGGTGCAAATCCCTCT GAAGGAGTGTGGCCGAGCCGCAGTCCCTGGGCCCCGGCGCGGCAAGCGCATCGCCTCCAAGGTGAAGCACTTTGCCTTTGATCGGAAGAAGCGGCACTACGGCCTGGGCGTGGTGGGCAACTGGCTGAACCGCAGCTACCGCCGCAGCATCAGCAGCACCGTACAGCGGCAGCTGGAGAGCTTCGACAGCCACCG GCCCTACTTCACCTACTGGCTGACCTTCGTCCATGTCATCATCACGCTGCTGGTGATTTGCACGTATGGCATCGCACCCGTGGGCTTTGCCCAGCATGTCACCACCCAGCTG GTGCTGCGGAACAAAGGTGTGTACGAGAGCGTGAAGTACATCCAGCAGGAGAACTTCTGGATCGGCCCCAGCTCG aTTGACCTGATCCACCTGGGGGCCAAGTTCTCGCCTTGCATCCGGAAGGACCGGCAGATCGAGCAGCTGGTGCTGCGGGAGCGAGACCTGGAGCGAGACTCAGGCTGCTGCGTCCAGAACGACCACTCGGGCTGCATCCAGACCCAGCGGAAGGACTGCTCG GAGACTTTGGCCACTTTTGTCAAGTGGCAGGATGACACTGGGCCGCCCATGGACAAGTCTGATCTGGGCCAGAAGCGGACTTCGGGGGCTGTCTGCCACCAGGACCCCAG GACCTGTGAGGAGCCAGCCTCTAGCGGTGCCCACATCTGGCCCGATGACATCACTAAGTGGCCGGTGAGTGAGTGTCCCCGGCGGGGAGTGGTCTGGGAAGGTCAGGGACGGGGGACCTGCCTGCTGCACAGCCCACCCCCCTGCCGGTGCCCCTCCTGGCAGATCTGCACAGAGCAGGCCAGGAGTAACCACACAGGCTTCCTGCACATGGACTGCGAGATCAAGGGCCGCCCCTGCTGCATTGGCACCAAGGGCAG ctgTGAGATCACCACCCGGGAATACTGTGAATTCATGCACGGCTATTTCCATGAAGAAGCAACGCTCTGCTCCCAG GTGCACTGCTTGGACAAGGTGTGTGGGCTGCTGCCCTTCCTCAATCCTGAGGTCCCAGATCAGTTCTACAGGCTCTGGCTGTCTCTCTTCCTACACGCTGG CGTGGTGCACTGCCTCGTGTCTGTGGTCTTTCAAATGACCATCCTGAGGGACCTGGAGAAGCTGGCCGGCTGGCACCGTATCGCCATCATCTTCATCCTCAGCGGCATCACAGGCAACCTCGCCAGTGCCATCTTCCTCCCATACCGGGCAGAG gtgGGCCCGGCCGGCTCACAGTTCGGCCTCCTCGCCTGCCTCTTTGTGGAGCTCTTCCAGAGCTGGCCGCTGCTGGAGAGGCCCTGGAAGGCCTTCCTCAACCTCTCGGCCATTGTGCTCTTCCTGTTCATCTGTGGCCTCCTGCCCTGGATCGACAACATTGCCCACATCTTCGGCTTCCTCAGTGGCCTGCTGCTGGCCTTCGCCTTCCTGCCCTACATCACCTTTGGCACCAGCGACAAGTACCGCAAGCGGGCACTCATCCTGGTGTCGCTGCTGGCCTTTGCCGGCCTCTTCGCCGCCCTCGTGCTCTGGCTGTACATCTACCCCATTAACTGGCCCTGGATCGAGCACctcacctgcttccccttcaccagCCGCTTCTGTGAGAAGTACGAGCTGGACCAGGTGCTGCACTGA
- the RHBDF2 gene encoding inactive rhomboid protein 2 isoform X2, whose translation MASADKNGGSVSSVSSSRLQSRKPPNLSITIPPPEKENQAPGEQDSMLPERKNPAYLKSVSLQEPRSRWQESSEKRPGFRRQASLSQSIRKGAAQWFGVSGDWEGQRQQWQRRSLHHCSVRYGRLKASCQRDLELPSQEAPSFQGTESPKPCKMPKIVDPLARGRAFRHPEEMDRPHAPHPPLTPGVLSLTSFTSVRSGYSHLPRRKRMSVAHMSFQAAAALLKGRSVLDATGQRCRVIKRSFAFPSFLEEDAVDGADTFDSSFFSKEEMSSMPDDVFESPPLSASYFRGIPRSASPVSPDGVQIPLKECGRAAVPGPRRGKRIASKVKHFAFDRKKRHYGLGVVGNWLNRSYRRSISSTVQRQLESFDSHRPYFTYWLTFVHVIITLLVICTYGIAPVGFAQHVTTQLVLRNKGVYESVKYIQQENFWIGPSSIDLIHLGAKFSPCIRKDRQIEQLVLRERDLERDSGCCVQNDHSGCIQTQRKDCSETLATFVKWQDDTGPPMDKSDLGQKRTSGAVCHQDPRTCEEPASSGAHIWPDDITKWPICTEQARSNHTGFLHMDCEIKGRPCCIGTKGSCEITTREYCEFMHGYFHEEATLCSQVHCLDKVCGLLPFLNPEVPDQFYRLWLSLFLHAGVVHCLVSVVFQMTILRDLEKLAGWHRIAIIFILSGITGNLASAIFLPYRAEVGPAGSQFGLLACLFVELFQSWPLLERPWKAFLNLSAIVLFLFICGLLPWIDNIAHIFGFLSGLLLAFAFLPYITFGTSDKYRKRALILVSLLAFAGLFAALVLWLYIYPINWPWIEHLTCFPFTSRFCEKYELDQVLH comes from the exons ATGGCCTCTGCTGACAAGAATGGCGGGAGCGTGTCCTCTGTGTCCAGCAGCCGCCTGCAGAGCCGGAAGCCACCCAACCTCTCCATCACCATCCCGCCACCCGAGAAAGAGAACCAGGCCCCTGGCGAGCAGGACAGCATGCTGCCTGAG AGGAAGAACCCAGCCTACTTGAAGAGCGTCAGCCTCCAGGAGCCACGCAGCCGATGGCAGGAGAGCTCAGAGAAGCGTCCCGGCTTCCGCCGCCAGGCCTCGCTGTCCCAGAGCATCCGCAA GGGCGCAGCCCAGTGGTTTGGAGTCAGTGGCGACTGGGAGGGGCAGCGGCAGCAGTGGCAGCGCCGTAGCCTGCACCACTGCAGTGTGCGCTACGGCCGCCTGAAGGCCTCGTGCCAGCGTGACCTGGAGCTCCCCAGCCAGGAGGCACCATCTTTCCAAGGCACTGAGTCCCCAAAGCCCTGCAAGATGCCCAAG ATTGTGGATCCGCTGGCCCGGGGCCGGGCCTTCCGCCACCCAGAGGAGATGGACAGGCCCCACGCCCCACACCCGCCACTGACCCCCGGAGTCctgtccctcacctccttcaCCAGCGTTCGCTCTGGCTACTCCCACCTGCCGCGCCGCAAGAGAATGTCTGTGGCCCACATGAGCTTTCAAGCTGCTGCTGCCCTCCTCAAG GGGCGCTCGGTGCTGGATGCCACCGGACAGCGGTGCCGGGTGATTAAGCGCAGCTTTGCCTTCccgagcttcctggaggaggatgCGGTCGATGGGGCAGACACGTTTGACTCCTCGTTTTTTAGTAAG GAAGAAATGAGCTCCATGCCCGATGATGTCTTTGAGTCCCCCCCACTCTCTGCCAGCTACTTCCGAGGGATCCCACGCTCAGCCTCCCCTGTCTCCCCCGATGGGGTGCAAATCCCTCT GAAGGAGTGTGGCCGAGCCGCAGTCCCTGGGCCCCGGCGCGGCAAGCGCATCGCCTCCAAGGTGAAGCACTTTGCCTTTGATCGGAAGAAGCGGCACTACGGCCTGGGCGTGGTGGGCAACTGGCTGAACCGCAGCTACCGCCGCAGCATCAGCAGCACCGTACAGCGGCAGCTGGAGAGCTTCGACAGCCACCG GCCCTACTTCACCTACTGGCTGACCTTCGTCCATGTCATCATCACGCTGCTGGTGATTTGCACGTATGGCATCGCACCCGTGGGCTTTGCCCAGCATGTCACCACCCAGCTG GTGCTGCGGAACAAAGGTGTGTACGAGAGCGTGAAGTACATCCAGCAGGAGAACTTCTGGATCGGCCCCAGCTCG aTTGACCTGATCCACCTGGGGGCCAAGTTCTCGCCTTGCATCCGGAAGGACCGGCAGATCGAGCAGCTGGTGCTGCGGGAGCGAGACCTGGAGCGAGACTCAGGCTGCTGCGTCCAGAACGACCACTCGGGCTGCATCCAGACCCAGCGGAAGGACTGCTCG GAGACTTTGGCCACTTTTGTCAAGTGGCAGGATGACACTGGGCCGCCCATGGACAAGTCTGATCTGGGCCAGAAGCGGACTTCGGGGGCTGTCTGCCACCAGGACCCCAG GACCTGTGAGGAGCCAGCCTCTAGCGGTGCCCACATCTGGCCCGATGACATCACTAAGTGGCCG ATCTGCACAGAGCAGGCCAGGAGTAACCACACAGGCTTCCTGCACATGGACTGCGAGATCAAGGGCCGCCCCTGCTGCATTGGCACCAAGGGCAG ctgTGAGATCACCACCCGGGAATACTGTGAATTCATGCACGGCTATTTCCATGAAGAAGCAACGCTCTGCTCCCAG GTGCACTGCTTGGACAAGGTGTGTGGGCTGCTGCCCTTCCTCAATCCTGAGGTCCCAGATCAGTTCTACAGGCTCTGGCTGTCTCTCTTCCTACACGCTGG CGTGGTGCACTGCCTCGTGTCTGTGGTCTTTCAAATGACCATCCTGAGGGACCTGGAGAAGCTGGCCGGCTGGCACCGTATCGCCATCATCTTCATCCTCAGCGGCATCACAGGCAACCTCGCCAGTGCCATCTTCCTCCCATACCGGGCAGAG gtgGGCCCGGCCGGCTCACAGTTCGGCCTCCTCGCCTGCCTCTTTGTGGAGCTCTTCCAGAGCTGGCCGCTGCTGGAGAGGCCCTGGAAGGCCTTCCTCAACCTCTCGGCCATTGTGCTCTTCCTGTTCATCTGTGGCCTCCTGCCCTGGATCGACAACATTGCCCACATCTTCGGCTTCCTCAGTGGCCTGCTGCTGGCCTTCGCCTTCCTGCCCTACATCACCTTTGGCACCAGCGACAAGTACCGCAAGCGGGCACTCATCCTGGTGTCGCTGCTGGCCTTTGCCGGCCTCTTCGCCGCCCTCGTGCTCTGGCTGTACATCTACCCCATTAACTGGCCCTGGATCGAGCACctcacctgcttccccttcaccagCCGCTTCTGTGAGAAGTACGAGCTGGACCAGGTGCTGCACTGA